One window of Sardina pilchardus chromosome 2, fSarPil1.1, whole genome shotgun sequence genomic DNA carries:
- the LOC134062069 gene encoding mucin-2-like isoform X9 has protein sequence MTLSPSSSSVTITTQASSSVSISASSTPAATTPTSASEATTSTSSTSTVTSTTDSTSTTSQSSTSVPITTSTQTSPSTSQPMTLSPSSSSVTITTQASSSGSISASSTPVATSPTSASESTTSPVPSTSATPQTNGTTLISTTDSTSTPAQSSTSVPITSSPQTSPSTSQPMTLSPSSSSVTITTQASSSVSISASSTPVATTPTSASEATTFPVSSTPIVTSTSVTPQTNATTLTSTTGSTSTPAQSSTSVPITTSPQTSPSTSQPMTLSPSSSSVTTTTQASSSVSISASSTPVATTPTSASESTTSPAPSTTTVTVRQTTTPTTTTAALIPEPEVNLEFKLEKTFTQELQNASSPAFQELATQVTEALDKVYSEKFGSRFNRTEIKSFRQGSVVVDSVLIFNDANSVPDTGNVTSTLEEAVSTNSSDFAQLAVNSTSIKAERVFRTVTQAPTTVTTNAPSTPTSEPTTASATSLETQTTSDSTSTPAQSSTSVPITTSPQTSPSTSQSMTLSPSSSSVTITTQASSSVSISASSTPVATTPTSASESTTSPAPSTPLVTSTSVTPQTNATTLTSTTGSTSTPAQSSTSIPITTSPQTSPSTSQPMTLSPSSPSVTITTQASSSVSISASSTPVATSPTSASESTTSPVSSTTEVTSTSVTPQTNGTTLISTTVPQTTTPTTTTPTTTTPTTTTPTPTTPTALIPEPEVELEFRLQKTFTQELQNASSPAFQELATQVTEALDKVYSEKFGSRFNRTEIKGFRQGSVVVDSVLIFNDANSVPDTGNVTTTLEEAVSTNSSDFAQLAINSTSIKAERVFRTVTQAPTTVTTNAPSTPTSEPTTASATSLETQTTSGSTSTPAQSSTSVPITTSPQTSPSTSQSMTLSPSSSSVTTTTQASSSVSISASSTSVATTPTSASESTTSPAPSTPLVTSTSVTPQTNATTFISTTGSTSTPAQSSTSVPITTSSQTSSSTSQPMTLSPSSSSVTITTQASSSVSISASSTPVATSPTSASESTTSPVPSTTEVTSTSVTPQTNATTLTSTTGSTSTPAQSSTSVPITTSPQTSPSTSQSMTLSPSSSSVTTTTQASSSVSISASSTSVATSPTSASESTTSPASSTPLVTSTSVTPQTNATTFISTTVATSPTSASESTTSPVPSTTEVTSTSVTPQTNATTLTSTTGSTSTPAQSSTSVPITTSPQTSPSTSQSMTLSPSSSSVTTTTQASSSVSISASSTSVATSPTSASESTTSPAPSTPPVTSTSVTPQTNATTLISTTGSTSTPAQSSTSVPITTSPQTSPSTSQSMTLSPSSSSVTITTQASSSVSISASSTSVATTPTSASESTTSPAPSTPPVTSTLVTPQTNATTLISTTGSTSTPAQSSTSVPITTSSQTSSSTSQPMTLSPSSSSVTITTQASSSVSISASSTPVATSPTSASESTTSPVPSTTEVTSTSVTPQTNATTLTSTTDSTSTPAQSSTSVPITTSPQTSPSTSQPMTLSPSSSSVTITTQASSSVSISASSTPVATSPTSASESTTSPAPSTPQITSTSVTPQTNGTTLISTTVPQTTTPTTTTPTTTTPTPTTPTPTTPTALIPEPEVELEFRLQKTFTQELQNASSPAFQELATQVTSALDKVYSEKFGSRFNRTEIKSFRQGSVVVDSLLIFNDVNSVPDTENVTTTLEEAVSTNSSDLAQLAINSTSIKAERVFRTATQAPTTVTTNAPSTPTSEPTTASATSLETQTTSELTTMPISTSTSSTSQLTSELTTTAVSMSTSQLTSELTTTAVATSTSSPTTQLTSELTATSVSTSSSSTSQLTSELTTTAVSMSTSPTTQLTSELPTTIVSMSTSPTTQLTSELPTTIVSMSTSQLTSELPTTPVSMSTSPTTQLTSELPTTPVSMSTSPTTQLTSELPTTIVSMSTSPTTQLTSELPTTAVSMSTSQLTSELPTTPVSMSTSPTTQLTSELPTTIVSMSTSPTTQLTSELPTTPVTMSTSPTTQLTSELPTTPVSMSTSPTTQLTSELPTTTVSMSSPTTQLTSELPTTAVSMSTSQLTSELTTTAVATSTSSPTTQLTSELPTTPVTMSTSPTTQLTSELPTTPVSMSTSPTTQLTSELPTTPVSMSTSPKTQLTSELPTTTVSMSTSPTTQLTSELPTTAVSMSTSQLTSELTTTAVATSTSSPTTQLTSELPTTIVSMSTSPTTQLTSELPTTPVTMSTSPTTQLTSELPTTAVSMSTSPTSQPTSELTTTVVSMSTSPITQLTSEVITTGDASTMATAPTTAAPTTAAPTTAAPTAAPTTELNTDSANADEGSLNLDFSLNQTFTSDLSDQNSAAFKALSTDVVTKLNAIYQAQFPSTFKRSRVISFTSGSVVVASELVFQNRTSVPSISSVESTLNNSDTLNIVPGTIRSSSTASTTAAPTTAAPTTAAPTTAAPTTAAPTTAAPTTAAPTTAAPTTAAPTTAAPTTAAPTTAAPTTAAPTTAAPTTAAPTTAAPTTAVPTTAAPTTAAPTTAAPTTAAPTTAAPTTAAPTTAAPTTAAPTTAAPTTAAPTPAPTTELNTDAASADEGSLNLAFSLDQTFTSDLSNQSSAAFKALSTEVVTKLNAIYQAQFPSTFKRSRVISFTSGSVVVSSELVFQNEASLPSTSSVESTLNSSDTLNIVQGTIRASSTASTTVAPTTAAPTTAAPTTAAPTTAAPTTAAPTTAAPTTAAPTTAAPTTAAPTTAAPTTAAPTTELNTDAASADEGSLNLGFSLNQTFTSDLSNQSSEAFKALSTEVVTKLNAIYQAQFPSTFKRSRVLSFTSGSVVVASELVFQNKTSVPSASSAESALENSNTLNIVAGTISASSTTTTSAPNTTVTATTPNSAPPARLVSALTLALTMLLLSLQNLTFL, from the exons ACTCCACCTCAACACCAGCACAATCATCAACATCAGTACCCATCACATCATCACCTCAAACATCTCCTTCAACATCACAGCCTATGACACTATCCCCATCCTCATCATCAGTAACCATCACAACACAGGCGTCAtcatcagtctctatctctgcttcctctaCACCAGTAGCTACAACACCAACATCTGCATCAGAGGCAACAACATTCCCAGTATCATCAACACCAATTgtcacatcaacatcagttacACCACAAACAAATGCCACAACACTTACATCCACAACTG GCTCCACCTCAACACCAGCACAATCATCAACATCAGTACCCATCACAACATCACCTCAAACATCTCCTTCAACATCACAGCCTATGACACTAtctccatcctcatcatcagtTACAACCACAACACAGGCGTCAtcatcagtctctatctctgcctcctctACACCAGTAGCTACAACTCCAACATCTGCTTCAGAATCCACCACATCCCCCGCACCATCAACAACAACTGTCACTG TTCGCCAAACAACTACTCCTACAACAACTACTGCAGCACTCATCCCAGAGCCTGAAGTAAACCTGGAATTCAAACTAGAGAAGACGTTCACACAAGAACTGCAAAATGCCTCTTCACCAGCATTTCAAGAGCTGGCTACTCAAGTGACCGAAGCG CTAGATAAAGTATACTCTGAAAAGTTTGGATCTCGTTTCAATCGTACGGAAATAAAAAGTTTCAG ACAAGGGTCTGTCGTTGTGGATTCTGTACTGATTTTCAATGATGCAAACTCTGTTCCTGACACTGGAAATGTGACTTCCACTCTGGAAGAAGCCGTTTCCACCAACAGCTCAGACTTTGCTCAACTTGCCGTAAACTCCACTAGTATAAAAGCTGAAC GTGTTTTCAGAACAGTAACACAAGCTCCGACAACAGTGACCACAAATGCACCTTCAACCCCCACATCAGAACCCACAACAGCATCTGCAACAAGCCTTGAGACACAAACCACCAGTG ACTCCACCTCAACACCAGCACAATCATCAACATCAGTACCcatcaccacatcacctcaAACATCTCCTTCAACATCACAGTCTATGACACTAtctccatcctcatcatcagtAACCATCACAACACAGGCGTCAtcatcagtctctatctctgcttcctctaCACCAGTGGCTACAACTCCAACATCTGCTTCAGAATCCACCACATCACCTGCACCATCAACACCACTTgtcacatcaacatcagttacaccacaaacaaatgcaacaaCACTTACATCCACAACTG GCTCCACCTCAACACCAGCACAATCATCAACATCAATACCcatcaccacatcacctcaAACATCTCCTTCAACATCACAGCCTATGACACTATCCCCATCCTCACCATCAGTAACCATCACAACACAGGCGTCAtcatcagtctctatctctgcttcctctaCACCAGTAGCTACATCTCCGACATCAGCTTCAGAATCCACCACATCACCTGTATCATCAACAACAGAAgtcacatcaacatcagttacACCACAAACAAACGGCACAACACTCATATCCACAACTG TTCCCCAAACAACCACTCCCACAACAACTACTCCTACAACAACTACTCCTACAACAACTACTCCTACACCAACTACTCCTACAGCTCTCATCCCAGAGCCTGAAGTCGAACTGGAATTCAGGCTCCAGAAGACATTCACACAAGAACTGCAAAATGCCTCTTCACCAGCATTTCAAGAGCTGGCTACTCAAGTGACCGAAGCG CTAGATAAAGTATACTCTGAAAAGTTTGGATCTCGTTTCAATCGTACGGAAATAAAAGGTTTCAG ACAAGGGTCTGTCGTTGTGGATTCTGTACTGATTTTCAATGATGCAAACTCTGTTCCTGACACTGGAAATGTGACTACCACTCTGGAAGAAGCCGTTTCCACCAACAGCTCAGACTTTGCTCAACTTGCCATAAACTCCACTAGTATAAAAGCTGAAC GTGTTTTCAGAACAGTAACACAAGCTCCGACAACAGTGACCACAAATGCACCTTCAACCCCCACATCAGAACCCACAACAGCATCTGCAACAAGCCTTGAGACACAAACCACCAGTG GCTCCACCTCAACACCAGCACAATCATCAACATCAGTACCCATCACAACATCACCTCAAACATCTCCTTCAACATCACAGTCTATGACACTATCCCCATCCTCATCATCAGTTACAACCACAACACAGGCTTCAtcatcagtctctatctctgcttcctctaCATCAGTAGCTACTACTCCAACATCTGCTTCAGAATCCACCACATCACCTGCTCCATCAACACCACTTgtcacatcaacatcagttacaccacaaacaaatgcaacaaCATTTATATCCACAACTG GCTCCACCTCAACACCAGCACAATCATCAACATCAGTACCCATCACAACATCATCTCAAACATCTTCTTCAACATCACAGCCTATGACACTAtctccatcctcatcatcagtAACCATCACAACACAGGCGTCAtcatcagtctctatctctgcttcttCTACTCCAGTAGCTACATCTCCAACATCTGCTTCAGAATCCACCACATCCCCCGTACCATCAACAACAGAAgtcacatcaacatcagttacaccacaaacaaatgcaacaaCACTTACATCCACAACTG GCTCCACCTCAACACCAGCACAATCATCAACATCAGTACCCATCACAACATCACCTCAAACATCTCCTTCAACATCACAGTCTATGACACTATCCCCATCCTCATCATCAGTTACAACCACAACACAGGCGTCAtcatcagtctctatctctgcctcctctACATCAGTAGCTACATCTCCAACATCTGCTTCAGAATCCACCACATCACCTGCGTCATCAACACCCCTTgtcacatcaacatcagttacaccacaaacaaatgcaacaaCATTTATATCCACAACTG TAGCTACATCTCCAACATCTGCTTCAGAATCCACCACATCCCCCGTACCATCAACAACAGAAgtcacatcaacatcagttacaccacaaacaaatgcaacaaCACTTACATCCACAACTG GCTCCACCTCAACACCAGCACAATCATCAACATCAGTACCCATCACAACATCACCTCAAACATCTCCTTCAACATCACAGTCTATGACACTATCCCCATCCTCATCATCAGTTACAACCACAACACAGGCGTCAtcatcagtctctatctctgcctcctctACATCAGTAGCTACATCTCCAACATCTGCTTCAGAATCCACCACATCACCtgcaccatcaacaccacctgtcacatcaacatcagttacACCACAAACAAATGCCACAACACTTATATCTACAACTG GCTCCACCTCAACACCAGCACAATCATCAACATCAGTACCCATCACAACATCACCTCAAACATCTCCTTCAACATCACAGTCTATGACACTATCCCCATCCTCATCATCAGTAACCATCACAACACAGGCGTCAtcatcagtctctatctctgcctcctctACATCAGTAGCTACTACTCCAACATCTGCTTCAGAATCCACCACATCACCTGCTCCATCAACACCACCTGTCACATCAACATTAGTTAcaccacaaacaaatgcaacaaCACTTATATCTACAACTG GCTCCACCTCAACACCAGCACAATCATCAACATCAGTACCCATCACAACATCATCTCAAACATCTTCTTCAACATCACAGCCTATGACACTAtctccatcctcatcatcagtAACCATCACAACACAGGCGTCAtcatcagtctctatctctgcttcttCTACTCCAGTAGCTACATCTCCAACATCTGCTTCAGAATCCACCACATCCCCCGTACCATCAACAACAGAAgtcacatcaacatcagttacaccacaaacaaatgcaacaaCACTTACATCCACAACTG ACTCCACCTCAACACCAGCACAATCATCAACATCAGTACCcatcaccacatcacctcaAACATCTCCTTCAACATCACAGCCTATGACACTATCTCCTTCCTCATCATCAGTAACCATCACAACACAGGCGTCAtcatcagtctctatctctgcctcctctACACCAGTAGCTACATCTCCAACATCTGCTTCAGAATCCACCACATCCCCTGCACCATCAACACCCCAAatcacatcaacatcagttacACCACAAACAAATGGCACAACACTCATATCCACAACTG TTCCCCAAACAACTACTCCCACAACAACTACTCCTACAACAACTACTCCTACACCAACTACTCCTACACCAACTACTCCTACAGCTCTCATCCCAGAGCCTGAAGTCGAACTGGAATTCAGGCTCCAGAAGACATTCACACAAGAACTGCAAAATGCCTCTTCACCAGCATTTCAAGAGCTGGCTACTCAAGTGACCTCAGCG CTAGATAAAGTATACTCTGAAAAGTTTGGATCTCGTTTCAATCGTACGGAAATAAAAAGTTTCAG GCAAGGGTCTGTCGTTGTGGATTCTCTACtgattttcaatgatgtaaactCTGTTCCTGACACTGAAAATGTGACTACCACTCTGGAAGAAGCCGTTTCCACCAACAGCTCAGACTTGGCTCAACTTGCCATAAATTCTACTAGTATAAAAGCTGAAC GTGTTTTCAGAACAGCAACACAAGCTCCGACAACAGTGACCACAAATGCACCTTCAACCCCCACATCAGAACCCACAACAGCATCTGCAACAAGCCTTGAGACACAAACCACCAGTG AACTTACCACAATGCCTATTTCTACATCAACTTCATCAACATCACAACTAACATCAGAACTCACCACAACTGCTGTCTCTATGTCAACCTCACAACTAACATCAGAACTCACCACAACAGCTGTTGCTACGTCAACTTCATCACCAACAACACAACTAACATCAGAACTCACCGCAACATCTGTTTCTACGTCATCCTCATCAACATCACAACTAACATCAGAACTCACCACAACAGCTGTTTCTATGTCAACATCACCAACAACACAACTAACATCAGAACTCCCCACAACAATTGTTTCTATGTCAACATCACCAACAACACAACTAACATCAGAACTCCCCACAACAATTGTTTCTATGTCAACATCACAACTAACATCAGAACTCCCCACAACACCTGTTTCTATGTCAACATCACCAACAACACAACTAACATCAGAACTCCCTACAACACCTGTTTCTATGTCAACATCACCAACAACACAACTAACATCAGAACTCCCCACAACAATTGTTTCTATGTCAACATCACCAACAACACAACTAACATCAGAACTCCCCACAACTGCTGTTTCTATGTCAACATCACAACTAACATCAGAACTCCCCACAACACCTGTTTCTATGTCAACATCACCAACAACACAACTAACATCAGAACTCCCCACAACAATTGTTTCTATGTCAACATCACCAACAACACAACTAACATCAGAACTCCCCACAACACCTGTTACTATGTCAACATCACCAACAACACAACTAACATCAGAACTCCCCACAACACCTGTTTCTATGTCAACATCACCAACAACACAACTAACATCAGAACTCCCCACAACAACTGTTTCTATGTCATCACCAACAACACAACTAACATCAGAACTCCCCACAACTGCTGTTTCTATGTCAACATCACAACTAACATCAGAACTCACCACAACAGCTGTTGCTACGTCAACCTCATCACCAACAACACAACTAACATCAGAACTCCCCACAACACCTGTTACTATGTCAACATCACCAACAACACAACTAACATCAGAACTCCCCACAACACCTGTTTCTATGTCAACATCACCAACAACACAACTAACATCAGAACTCCCCACAACACCTGTTTCTATGTCAACATCACCAAAAACACAACTAACATCAGAACTCCCCACAACAACTGTTTCTATGTCAACATCACCAACAACACAACTAACATCAGAACTCCCCACAACTGCTGTTTCTATGTCAACATCACAACTAACATCAGAACTCACCACAACAGCTGTTGCTACGTCAACCTCATCACCAACAACACAACTAACATCAGAACTCCCCACAACAATTGTTTCTATGTCAACATCACCAACAACACAACTAACATCAGAACTCCCCACAACACCTGTTACTATGTCAACATCACCAACAACACAACTAACATCAGAACTCCCAACAACAGCTGTTTCTATGTCAACATCACCAACATCTCAACCTACATCAGAACTCACTACAACAGTTGTTTCTATGTCAACATCACCAATAACACAACTAACATCAGAAGTCATCACAACAGGGG ATGCTTCTACAATGGCTACAGCCCCTACAACAGCTGCCCCTACAACAGCTGCCCCTACAACAGCTGCTCCTACAGCTGCTCCTACAACAGAGCTAAATACTGATTCAGCAAATGCAGATGAAGGCAGCCTCAATCTGGATTTTAGTCTCAATCAGACGTTTACTTCCGACCTTTCTGATCAAAACTCAGCGGCATTCAAAGCACTATCAACAGACGTAGTGACAAAA CTGAATGCAATTTATCAAGCACAATTTCCAAGCACATTCAAACGCTCCAGGGTCATAAGCTTTAC GTCTGGGTCAGTCGTTGTTGCCTCAGAGCTTGTGTTTCAAAACAGAACTTCAGTTCCATCTATTAGCAGCGTGGAATCGACTTTGAACAACTCAGATACCCTGAACATAGTACCAGGCACCATCAGATCAA GTTCTACAGCTTCCACTACTGCAGCCCCTACAACAGCTGCTCCTACAACTGCTGCCCCTACTACAGCTGCCCCTACGACTGCAGCCCCTACAACAGCTGCCCCTACTACAGCTGCCCCTACTACAGCTGCCCCTACAACAGCTGCCCCTACTACAGCTGCCCCTACAACAGCTGCCCCTACAACTGCAGCCCCTACAACTGCAGCCCCTACAACTGCAGCCCCTACAACAGCTGCCCCTACTACAGCTGCCCCTACAACTGCTGTCCCTACAACAGCTGCCCCTACTACAGCTGCCCCTACAACAGCTGCCCCTACAACAGCTGCCCCTACTACAGCTGCCCCTACAACAGCTGCCCCTACTACAGCTGCCCCTACAACAGCTGCCCCTACAACTGCAGCCCCTACAACAGCTGCTCCTACACCTGCCCCTACAACAGAGCTAAATACTGATGCAGCAAGTGCAGATGAAGGCAGCCTCAATCTGGCTTTTAGTCTTGATCAGACGTTCACTTCCGACCTTTCTAATCAAAGCTCAGCAGCATTCAAAGCACTTTCAACAGAAGTAGTGACAAAA CTGAATGCAATTTATCAAGCACAATTTCCGAGCACATTCAAGCGCTCCAGGGTCATAAGCTTTAC GTCTGGGTCAGTCGTTGTTTCCTCAGAGCTTGTGTTTCAAAATGAAGCTTCACTTCCATCTACTAGCAGTGTGGAATCGACTTTGAACAGCTCAGATACCCTGAACATAGTACAAGGCACCATCAGAGCAA GTTCTACAGCTTCCACAACTGTTGCCCCTACAACAGCTGCCCCTACAACAGCTGCCCCTACTACAGCTGCCCCTACAACTGCAGCCCCTACAACAGCTGCCCCTACTACAGCTGCCCCTACTACTGCAGCCCCTACAACTGCTGCCCCTACTACAGCTGCCCCTACAACAGCTGCCCCTACAACAGCTGCCCCTACAACAGAGCTAAATACTGATGCAGCAAGTGCAGATGAAGGCAGCCTCAATCTGGGTTTTAGTCTTAATCAGACGTTCACTTCCGACCTTTCTAATCAAAGCTCAGAGGCATTCAAAGCACTTTCAACAGAAGTAGTGACAAAA CTGAATGCAATTTATCAAGCACAATTTCCGAGCACATTCAAGCGCTCCAGGGTCTTAAGCTTTAC GTCTGGGTCAGTCGTTGTTGCCTCAGAGCTTGTGTTTCAAAACAAAACTTCAGTTCCATCGGCTAGCAGCGCAGAATCGGCTTTGGAAAACTCAAATACCCTGAACATAGTAGCAGGCACCATCAGTGCAA